A part of Thermococcus sp. genomic DNA contains:
- a CDS encoding antitoxin family protein: MPVEAVYEGGVIKPLRPLKLKDGQKVRIEIERDFIEASFGIVKSTVALKELEEAYNEYLLERASAR; this comes from the coding sequence ATGCCCGTTGAGGCCGTGTACGAGGGTGGTGTTATAAAGCCTCTGAGACCACTGAAGCTGAAGGACGGCCAGAAGGTTAGGATTGAAATTGAGAGGGACTTCATAGAGGCGAGCTTTGGAATCGTGAAGTCCACGGTGGCCCTAAAAGAGCTGGAGGAAGCTTACAATGAGTACCTCCTTGAGAGAGCGAGTGCTCGTTGA
- the gcvPB gene encoding aminomethyl-transferring glycine dehydrogenase subunit GcvPB codes for MFRQAKWDEPLIFELSRSGRIGYTLPKPIEDVEVEIPEKLRRKSPLDLPELSEPEIVKHYTRLSEMNYGVDSGIYPLGSCTMKYNPKINEEIASHPGVAYIHPYQDERTVQGALKIMWELEGWLKEITGMDRFTLQPAAGANGEFTGVSIIRAYHLDRGETQRDEMLVPDSAHGTNPASAAMAGFKVIEIPSNENGTVDLEALENAVGERTAGLMLTNPNTLGIFEDEILEIAKIVHKAGGLLYYDGANLNAVLGKVRPGDMGFDVVHLNLHKTFSTPHGGGGPGSGPVGVKAFLKDYLPVPLVSYDEENDRYYLDYDVPKSIGKVKELYGNFAVLVRALTYLKIMGRDGLREVSEVAVLNANYITQKLKGTRGYELPGKELRKHETVFSAEPMKKETGVKALDVAKRLLDFGMHAPTIYFPLIVHEALMIEPTETVSREELDAYVEALKRISEEAYSNPEIVKSAPHSTAVRRVDDVLAAKKPVISWRMYRELRAKGEVDY; via the coding sequence ATGTTCCGCCAGGCCAAATGGGACGAACCACTCATATTTGAGCTCTCACGCTCCGGAAGGATTGGTTACACCCTTCCAAAGCCGATTGAAGATGTTGAGGTTGAAATTCCCGAAAAGCTGAGGAGAAAAAGCCCGCTCGACCTCCCTGAGCTGAGCGAGCCCGAAATAGTCAAGCACTATACAAGGCTGAGCGAGATGAACTACGGCGTTGACTCCGGAATTTATCCGCTCGGATCATGTACCATGAAATACAACCCGAAGATAAACGAGGAGATAGCCTCCCACCCGGGCGTGGCTTACATCCATCCCTACCAGGACGAGAGGACCGTTCAGGGAGCACTAAAGATAATGTGGGAGCTGGAGGGATGGCTGAAGGAGATAACTGGCATGGACCGCTTCACCCTCCAGCCGGCTGCCGGAGCGAACGGAGAATTTACCGGCGTTTCGATAATCCGCGCCTACCACCTCGACCGCGGAGAGACCCAGAGGGACGAGATGCTGGTTCCGGATTCAGCGCACGGGACGAATCCGGCAAGTGCAGCAATGGCGGGCTTCAAGGTTATAGAGATACCATCCAACGAGAACGGGACCGTTGACCTTGAAGCCCTTGAGAACGCTGTCGGTGAAAGAACCGCTGGCCTAATGCTCACCAACCCGAACACCCTCGGAATCTTCGAGGACGAGATTCTTGAGATAGCCAAAATAGTCCACAAGGCTGGTGGTTTGCTCTACTACGACGGAGCGAACCTCAATGCGGTTCTTGGAAAGGTCAGGCCAGGTGATATGGGCTTTGACGTGGTTCACCTCAACCTCCACAAGACCTTCTCAACGCCCCATGGTGGCGGTGGTCCTGGAAGCGGGCCCGTCGGCGTCAAGGCCTTCCTGAAGGACTACCTCCCCGTTCCGCTCGTTAGCTATGATGAGGAAAACGACCGCTACTACCTCGACTACGACGTGCCCAAGAGCATCGGTAAGGTGAAGGAACTTTACGGGAACTTTGCGGTTCTCGTGAGGGCTTTGACATACCTCAAGATAATGGGCAGGGATGGCCTGAGAGAGGTCAGCGAGGTTGCTGTCCTAAACGCCAACTACATCACCCAGAAGCTTAAGGGAACGAGAGGCTACGAGTTGCCGGGCAAAGAACTGAGGAAGCACGAGACGGTCTTTTCAGCCGAACCCATGAAAAAGGAGACTGGAGTCAAGGCCCTTGACGTTGCCAAGAGGCTCCTCGACTTCGGAATGCACGCTCCGACGATTTACTTCCCGCTGATAGTGCACGAGGCTTTGATGATAGAGCCAACAGAGACCGTGAGCAGGGAAGAGTTGGATGCCTACGTCGAGGCCCTCAAGAGGATAAGCGAGGAAGCCTACAGCAACCCTGAGATAGTCAAGAGTGCGCCCCACAGCACCGCCGTTAGGAGGGTTGACGACGTTTTAGCTGCGAAGAAGCCGGTAATCAGCTGGCGCATGTACAGGGAACTCAGGGCGAAGGGCGAAGTTGATTACTGA
- a CDS encoding type II toxin-antitoxin system VapC family toxin yields the protein MLVDSNVIVKLLRGNEAVKKALTELRAEYQLVINPIVFSEVAYQLIVAKYLEKKGRYSSYDVKRELKRDESLLEYYRAFYANFIEMGLEQGLRILEVDDETVEIANKVIEEKKLLPNDALILATALKFGIRKIVTLNGDFDVGLVEVVKPGGE from the coding sequence GTGCTCGTTGACAGCAACGTGATAGTGAAGCTCCTCAGGGGCAACGAGGCCGTCAAAAAAGCACTAACGGAACTCAGAGCGGAGTATCAGCTGGTGATAAACCCGATAGTCTTCAGTGAGGTCGCATACCAGCTTATAGTGGCCAAATACCTGGAGAAGAAGGGCAGATACTCCTCCTACGACGTAAAAAGGGAGCTAAAACGGGATGAAAGCCTGCTGGAGTACTACCGGGCGTTCTACGCAAACTTCATAGAAATGGGTCTCGAGCAGGGCCTTAGAATACTCGAGGTTGATGATGAAACCGTGGAAATCGCCAACAAAGTCATTGAGGAGAAGAAGCTTCTTCCAAACGATGCTCTAATCCTCGCGACGGCTTTGAAGTTTGGGATTAGGAAAATCGTCACGCTCAACGGAGATTTTGATGTTGGCTTGGTTGAGGTTGTGAAACCCGGAGGTGAATGA
- a CDS encoding methyltransferase domain-containing protein, whose amino-acid sequence MNLEEFYRHFRWWMEPGDKRAVERFHAIEEFFRGFEKASSVLDLCAGTGIAGAAAAKSLSASKLTLVEMREEDVRKVTTWLKIAGIEPELKVITGDVLELPSLAEKHDVAILFGHSMPHFDPFQAVRLFAGVALVLGEDGRFFIEETDRIYRFLYRSVYQPFRVEARGEGYSIISLYEGYDVERGMERRGYYRLPGFEKVTEMELRPWDTASLLAIGRVFFRRGGMIKREEHGITGVSDVILLSKPRKKIAGELYSQF is encoded by the coding sequence ATGAATTTGGAGGAGTTCTACAGGCACTTCAGGTGGTGGATGGAGCCGGGTGATAAGAGAGCAGTTGAGAGATTTCACGCCATAGAGGAGTTCTTTAGAGGCTTTGAGAAGGCCTCAAGCGTCCTTGACCTCTGTGCCGGAACCGGTATAGCGGGAGCTGCCGCGGCTAAGTCTCTTTCGGCATCAAAGCTAACACTCGTGGAGATGAGGGAAGAGGACGTCAGAAAGGTCACCACTTGGCTTAAAATTGCCGGAATAGAGCCAGAACTCAAGGTCATAACCGGAGACGTCCTGGAGCTTCCATCACTCGCCGAAAAGCATGACGTTGCCATTCTCTTCGGCCACAGCATGCCTCACTTCGACCCGTTTCAGGCGGTTAGGCTCTTCGCCGGAGTTGCCTTAGTCCTCGGTGAAGATGGAAGGTTTTTCATCGAGGAGACGGACAGGATTTACCGCTTCCTCTACCGCTCGGTTTATCAGCCGTTTCGGGTCGAGGCCAGAGGCGAAGGCTACTCCATAATCTCGCTCTACGAGGGCTACGACGTTGAGCGGGGCATGGAGAGGCGTGGGTATTACAGGCTTCCGGGCTTCGAGAAAGTCACGGAGATGGAGCTCAGACCCTGGGATACGGCATCACTGCTCGCCATTGGGAGGGTCTTTTTTAGAAGAGGGGGGATGATAAAAAGGGAAGAGCACGGCATAACCGGGGTCTCGGACGTTATACTCCTTTCAAAACCAAGAAAGAAAATTGCTGGAGAACTCTACAGCCAGTTCTGA
- the gcvPA gene encoding aminomethyl-transferring glycine dehydrogenase subunit GcvPA has product MGKHYLPNIAQKEEMLREIGFSSIDELFSDVPEGMVKEFNLPERKSEYEVFTELNRVLSKNKTVLEMPSFLGAGTYFHYVPAHVKYIIERSEFLTAYTPYQPEISQGMLQALFEYQSMMAELYGLPIVNSSMYDWGTAIAEAALMTARLHRGKRKRFLIPKALSPEKKAVIRTYTRGAGLEIVEIPWNEKGQLDLEKLTGDVKDSAGVYIEMSNFFGLIEENVREIGEIAHEAGAYFVVGADPTMLGVFEAPGELGADIAVGEASYLGSPMNFGGPRAGVFAVRNDRKLIRQMPGRIIGMTKDADGKRAFVMTLQTREQHIRRAKATSNICSNEALVAVAAAIHLATLGPKGLKELGEIILKNTAYLRKRLSEIGEIPFDGLYFKDVPVKFEIPYSIIHERLLEVGIHGGYYLGKHFPELGETALFSATETTRKEWVDRLVEALREVS; this is encoded by the coding sequence TGTCCCGGAGGGAATGGTTAAGGAGTTCAACCTTCCAGAGAGAAAGAGCGAATACGAGGTCTTCACGGAGCTCAACCGGGTTTTGAGCAAAAACAAGACCGTCCTTGAGATGCCGAGCTTTTTGGGGGCTGGAACGTACTTCCACTACGTCCCGGCCCATGTAAAGTACATCATCGAGAGGAGCGAGTTTCTGACCGCTTACACCCCCTACCAGCCCGAGATAAGCCAGGGAATGCTCCAGGCTCTCTTTGAGTACCAGAGCATGATGGCCGAGCTTTACGGCCTCCCTATCGTGAACTCCTCCATGTACGACTGGGGAACGGCAATAGCGGAAGCCGCTTTAATGACGGCCAGACTTCACAGGGGGAAGAGAAAGCGCTTCCTGATCCCGAAGGCACTAAGCCCGGAGAAGAAAGCCGTCATAAGGACGTATACAAGAGGAGCGGGCCTTGAGATAGTTGAGATTCCCTGGAACGAGAAGGGTCAGCTCGACCTCGAAAAGCTTACTGGGGACGTGAAGGATTCTGCTGGAGTTTACATCGAGATGAGCAACTTCTTTGGTCTCATTGAGGAGAACGTTAGAGAAATCGGAGAAATAGCCCACGAGGCAGGGGCTTACTTCGTCGTTGGAGCAGACCCAACGATGCTGGGGGTCTTTGAGGCTCCGGGAGAGCTGGGCGCTGATATAGCCGTTGGTGAGGCATCTTACCTCGGAAGCCCGATGAACTTCGGCGGGCCGAGGGCGGGCGTCTTCGCGGTGAGGAACGACAGGAAGCTGATAAGACAGATGCCGGGAAGGATAATTGGAATGACCAAAGATGCAGACGGAAAGAGGGCATTCGTTATGACCCTCCAGACGAGGGAGCAACACATAAGGCGCGCTAAGGCCACATCAAACATCTGTTCCAATGAGGCTCTCGTTGCAGTTGCAGCCGCCATCCACCTCGCAACGCTCGGGCCGAAAGGGCTGAAGGAACTCGGGGAGATCATCCTCAAGAACACGGCCTACCTCAGGAAGCGCCTCTCAGAGATCGGTGAGATTCCCTTCGATGGCCTTTACTTCAAAGACGTTCCCGTTAAGTTCGAGATTCCCTACAGCATAATCCACGAGAGGCTCCTTGAGGTGGGCATACACGGTGGCTACTACCTCGGAAAGCACTTCCCTGAGTTGGGCGAGACGGCGCTCTTTTCAGCAACTGAAACGACGAGGAAAGAGTGGGTTGATAGACTGGTTGAAGCCCTTAGGGAGGTGTCCTAA